The Dyella caseinilytica genome has a window encoding:
- the rodA gene encoding rod shape-determining protein RodA: protein MIDTWRTRLNRFLRRIWTRPRIDLPLAFALVVLCCVGLVTLYSAGGSNLSLVGGQAARFVLGGIFIMLMSRIPPSTLRKWTPWLYAGSTVLLVVVAVLGEGRGADRWLNLGVMRFQPSELMKLTMPMMVAWYLHPRQLPPGWKDIIVVGALIAIPAGLIAKQPDLGTALLVSAAGAFALFLSGMAWWRIGLLLAAAGGMVPVAWHFMHQYQRDRVLTMLNPESDPLGNGWHIIQSQIAVGSGGVFGKGFEQGTQSRLDFLPEHTTDFIFAVFSEEFGLIGVCAILVLYAFIIGRCLWIAMEARDTYSRLLAGAIGMSFFVYVFVNGGMVSGLLPVVGVPMPMVSYGGTSAVSLLVGFGVLMSIHANRKVHD, encoded by the coding sequence ATGATCGACACCTGGCGCACGCGTCTCAACCGATTCCTGCGGCGTATCTGGACGCGTCCGCGCATCGATCTGCCGCTGGCTTTCGCCTTGGTGGTTCTGTGCTGCGTGGGTCTGGTCACGTTGTATAGCGCGGGCGGCAGCAATCTGTCGTTGGTCGGTGGGCAGGCTGCACGCTTTGTACTGGGCGGCATATTCATCATGCTGATGTCGCGCATTCCGCCGTCGACGCTGCGCAAATGGACACCTTGGCTCTATGCTGGCAGTACGGTGTTGCTGGTGGTCGTGGCGGTGCTGGGTGAAGGTCGTGGCGCGGATCGCTGGCTCAATCTTGGCGTCATGCGCTTCCAGCCGTCGGAGCTGATGAAGTTGACCATGCCGATGATGGTGGCCTGGTATCTGCATCCGCGTCAGCTGCCGCCGGGATGGAAAGACATCATCGTGGTCGGAGCGCTGATTGCGATTCCGGCAGGATTGATTGCCAAGCAGCCTGACCTGGGCACGGCTTTGCTGGTGTCGGCCGCGGGCGCGTTCGCGTTGTTCCTGTCCGGCATGGCGTGGTGGCGCATCGGCCTGCTGCTGGCCGCGGCGGGTGGTATGGTGCCGGTGGCCTGGCATTTCATGCATCAGTACCAGCGCGATCGCGTGCTTACCATGTTGAATCCGGAATCCGATCCGCTCGGTAACGGCTGGCACATCATCCAGTCGCAGATTGCGGTGGGTTCGGGCGGCGTGTTTGGCAAGGGCTTCGAGCAGGGTACGCAATCACGCTTGGACTTCCTGCCCGAGCACACCACCGACTTCATCTTTGCAGTGTTTTCCGAAGAATTCGGGCTGATCGGTGTCTGCGCGATCCTTGTGCTGTACGCCTTCATCATTGGACGCTGCCTGTGGATCGCGATGGAAGCGCGCGATACTTATTCGCGCCTGCTTGCTGGTGCGATCGGCATGAGCTTTTTCGTCTACGTGTTCGTCAATGGCGGCATGGTGTCGGGCTTGCTGCCGGTGGTGGGTGTGCCGATGCCGATGGTCAGTTACGGCGGTACGTCGGCAGTATCGTTGCTGGTGGGTTTTGGCGTGCTGATGTCGATCCACGCCAATCGCAAGGTGCACGACTGA